A genome region from Maridesulfovibrio salexigens DSM 2638 includes the following:
- a CDS encoding ABC transporter substrate-binding protein — protein MKRSLLFLALVAILTLGLAGCSAEKKEEAPAKKETTEAAPAAAAGKTLKLAMDADPVSLDPHVQLSGGMLQYSHMVFDPLVRWAQDGSFEPRLAESWERIDDKTMRFHLRKGVKFHSGNPFTAEDVVWTIERLKKSADFKGLFEPFSPAKVVDANTVDIITKEPYGLLLNMATYIFPMDKKFYSGNDESGQAKDAIVKTGPSFANVNESGTGKYTVAEREQGVRVVFKSFPEYWDKAGNVDTIILTPIKNDATRVAALLSGDVDFIMPVPPQDLKRVESTEGLQLVTMSGSRIITFQLNQKRQKPFQNPKVRQAIVYATDNTGIVNKVMKGFATVACQQGPEGFAGYNAELKPRYDLEKAKQLMKEAGYENGFECTMIAPNNRYVNDEKIAEAFVSMLGKIGIKVNLKTMPKAQYWDQFDAQVADIQMIGWHSDTEDSANYTEFLLMCINKETGYGQYNSGNYCNPEVDSLIMQSQTETDLAKRSAMLQKVEKILYDEAAFVPLHWQNLSWASKDGMNTKEIVNVQNFPYFGDLVIK, from the coding sequence ATGAAACGTTCATTACTGTTTCTTGCGCTAGTTGCTATTCTGACTCTCGGCCTCGCCGGATGCAGCGCAGAAAAAAAAGAAGAGGCCCCAGCCAAAAAGGAAACCACTGAAGCAGCTCCTGCTGCCGCAGCCGGTAAAACCCTGAAACTGGCCATGGATGCCGACCCTGTCTCCCTTGACCCTCATGTACAGCTTTCCGGTGGTATGCTTCAGTACTCCCACATGGTTTTCGATCCCCTCGTTCGCTGGGCTCAAGACGGTTCCTTTGAACCCCGTCTTGCTGAGTCCTGGGAACGTATCGATGACAAAACCATGCGCTTTCACCTGCGCAAAGGTGTAAAATTTCACTCCGGCAACCCCTTCACCGCTGAAGATGTTGTCTGGACCATTGAGCGCCTCAAAAAGAGCGCGGACTTTAAAGGTCTGTTCGAGCCTTTCTCTCCCGCAAAAGTTGTTGATGCCAACACTGTTGATATCATTACTAAAGAGCCTTACGGCCTGCTCCTGAACATGGCGACCTACATTTTTCCCATGGACAAGAAGTTCTACTCCGGCAATGACGAATCCGGTCAGGCTAAAGACGCTATCGTTAAAACCGGCCCCTCTTTTGCCAACGTAAACGAATCCGGTACCGGTAAATACACTGTTGCCGAACGTGAACAGGGCGTACGCGTTGTTTTCAAATCCTTCCCCGAATACTGGGACAAAGCAGGTAACGTTGATACCATCATCCTGACTCCCATTAAAAACGACGCTACCCGCGTAGCAGCACTGCTTTCCGGCGATGTTGATTTCATCATGCCCGTTCCCCCGCAGGACCTGAAGCGCGTTGAGTCCACTGAAGGCCTGCAGCTGGTAACCATGTCCGGTTCCCGCATCATCACTTTCCAGCTGAACCAGAAACGCCAGAAGCCTTTCCAGAACCCCAAAGTTCGTCAGGCTATTGTATATGCTACCGACAACACCGGTATCGTAAACAAAGTAATGAAAGGCTTCGCTACTGTTGCCTGTCAGCAGGGCCCCGAAGGTTTTGCAGGTTACAATGCAGAACTCAAGCCCCGCTATGACCTTGAAAAAGCCAAGCAGCTCATGAAAGAAGCCGGCTACGAAAACGGTTTTGAGTGCACCATGATCGCACCTAACAACCGTTACGTTAACGATGAAAAAATAGCTGAAGCATTCGTTTCCATGCTTGGCAAAATCGGCATCAAGGTTAACCTGAAAACCATGCCTAAAGCTCAGTACTGGGATCAGTTCGATGCACAGGTTGCCGACATCCAGATGATCGGCTGGCACTCTGATACCGAAGACTCCGCTAACTACACTGAATTCCTGCTTATGTGCATCAACAAGGAAACCGGTTACGGCCAGTACAACAGCGGTAACTACTGCAACCCCGAAGTAGATTCCCTGATTATGCAGTCCCAGACCGAAACCGACCTTGCCAAGCGTAGTGCAATGCTCCAGAAAGTAGAAAAAATCCTCTACGACGAAGCAGCATTCGTACCCCTGCACTGGCAGAACCTGTCCTGGGCTTCCAAGGACGGTATGAACACCAAAGAAATCGTAAACGTACAGAACTTCCCCTACTTCGGCGACCTCGTCATCAAGTAG
- a CDS encoding ABC transporter permease: MKTRSRWQRFKESYFLHDFLHDKVALTSFGILVVLLFMGFAAPLVAPFNPYDAHNIDIMNAEIPPSWLPGGDSNFLLGTDAQGRDLYSTMLYGMRVSLIIGIGAVALQAFLGIMVGLVAGFMGKRVESILMRVADVQLSFSTYMVAIFISAIFQAVFGVAKYEEIAVPLLILVIGFAEWPQYARTVRASVLAEKKKEYVEAAKVIGLSQKRIMWRHVLPNTLSPVFVISTIQVANAIMSEAALSFVGLGMPVTQPSLGSLINVGFEYIFSGSWWITMFPGIVLVVLILVINLLGDWLRDFLNPKLYKG; this comes from the coding sequence ATGAAAACCAGATCACGCTGGCAGAGATTCAAAGAATCATACTTTCTGCACGACTTTCTGCACGACAAAGTTGCCCTCACAAGTTTCGGTATTCTGGTCGTGCTGCTGTTCATGGGCTTTGCGGCCCCCCTTGTCGCACCTTTTAATCCCTACGATGCCCACAACATCGACATCATGAACGCGGAAATTCCGCCTTCCTGGCTTCCCGGCGGGGACAGCAACTTCCTGCTCGGAACAGATGCACAGGGCCGCGACCTATACTCCACCATGCTTTACGGCATGCGCGTATCGCTGATCATCGGTATCGGCGCTGTTGCTCTTCAGGCTTTCCTCGGCATTATGGTCGGGCTGGTAGCCGGTTTTATGGGTAAAAGGGTGGAATCCATCCTTATGCGCGTTGCTGATGTACAGCTCTCCTTCTCCACCTACATGGTTGCTATCTTTATTTCAGCCATCTTTCAGGCTGTATTCGGGGTCGCCAAATACGAAGAAATCGCTGTACCGTTGCTGATTCTGGTCATCGGCTTTGCTGAATGGCCGCAATATGCACGTACTGTACGTGCTTCCGTACTGGCGGAAAAAAAGAAGGAATACGTGGAAGCGGCTAAGGTTATCGGCCTTTCCCAGAAAAGGATTATGTGGCGACACGTTCTGCCCAACACCCTTTCTCCGGTCTTCGTTATCTCCACCATTCAGGTTGCAAACGCCATCATGAGTGAGGCAGCCCTCTCCTTTGTAGGTCTGGGTATGCCTGTAACCCAGCCTTCGCTGGGCTCACTGATCAACGTTGGCTTTGAGTACATCTTCAGTGGATCATGGTGGATTACCATGTTCCCCGGTATTGTACTCGTTGTGCTCATTCTGGTCATCAACCTGCTTGGTGACTGGCTGCGCGACTTCCTCAACCCGAAACTGTACAAGGGGTAA
- a CDS encoding ABC transporter ATP-binding protein, producing the protein MQPLLDVKNLSVEFALRQGPLEAVRNVSFTLNRGERLGLVGESGAGKSVTGFSIINLISKPGYISNGSIMFEGQDLAKMPFDKMRGVRGNRISMIFQDPMMTLNPVLTIGTQMIETVLAHMDVTRKEAEEIALEKLRKVYIPSPRKRLDQYPHEFSGGMRQRIVIAISLLTDPSLIIADEPTTALDVTIQAEIMDLLLELCESDNMGLILITHDLAVVSEVTQRIAVMYAGGIVETGSTRQVTETPGHPYTQGLIAALPQSGAAGDRLTQIPGAMPSLMNMPEGCPFNPRCQHCTDICKQERPELKENKSGILVACHHADKV; encoded by the coding sequence ATGCAACCGCTTCTTGATGTTAAGAACTTAAGTGTTGAGTTCGCATTGCGCCAAGGCCCCCTTGAGGCAGTACGCAATGTAAGCTTCACCCTGAACAGGGGCGAAAGGCTCGGTCTGGTTGGTGAATCCGGAGCCGGTAAATCTGTAACCGGTTTCTCCATTATCAACCTTATCTCCAAACCCGGATATATCTCCAACGGGTCAATCATGTTTGAAGGGCAGGATCTTGCGAAAATGCCTTTTGATAAAATGCGCGGCGTTCGCGGAAACCGCATTTCCATGATCTTTCAGGACCCCATGATGACCCTGAACCCGGTCTTGACCATCGGTACCCAGATGATTGAGACCGTGCTGGCTCACATGGACGTTACCCGCAAGGAAGCTGAAGAAATTGCGCTGGAAAAACTGCGCAAGGTTTACATTCCTTCCCCGCGCAAACGTCTGGACCAGTACCCGCATGAATTCTCGGGAGGTATGCGCCAGCGTATCGTCATCGCCATTTCCCTTTTGACAGATCCCTCGCTGATCATCGCCGATGAACCGACCACCGCGCTTGACGTGACCATTCAGGCTGAGATCATGGATCTGCTGCTGGAACTCTGTGAGAGCGATAACATGGGCCTGATTCTGATCACCCATGACCTCGCTGTTGTATCGGAAGTTACCCAGCGCATCGCGGTTATGTATGCGGGTGGAATTGTGGAGACAGGTTCAACCCGTCAGGTAACCGAAACCCCGGGCCATCCTTACACCCAGGGACTCATCGCCGCACTGCCCCAGTCAGGTGCAGCAGGCGACCGCCTGACCCAGATCCCCGGTGCCATGCCTTCACTCATGAATATGCCTGAAGGCTGTCCCTTCAACCCCAGATGCCAGCACTGTACTGATATCTGTAAGCAGGAACGGCCTGAACTTAAAGAAAATAAATCCGGTATTCTGGTGGCCTGCCACCATGCCGACAAAGTATAG
- a CDS encoding ABC transporter permease — MFAFIVRRIAQAIIVMLIISFIGFAIKQSFGDPVREITGVSVSAAEREKIRDELGLNDPFMVQFGRFMQGAVKGDIGRSFFYKKSALDVILSKAPATLELVICAALIIVIFSVPLGIYSAIRPKAIFARFVMGGSIVGVSIPVFLTAILMIYVFSVELHWLPSYGRGETVDLGGWRTGFLTADGWLHLIMPSIALSSIMLPLFIRLIRSEMMEVLENDYIKYAWAKGLMPKRVWIVHAFKNTLLPVITVGGVQLGTMIAFTILTETVFQWQGMGFMFIEAVERGDAPLMVAYLMVVGMIFVVVNTVVDVIYGLVNPQVRIAGQK; from the coding sequence ATGTTTGCTTTTATAGTCCGAAGGATCGCGCAGGCGATCATTGTAATGCTGATCATCAGCTTCATCGGCTTTGCCATCAAGCAAAGCTTCGGTGACCCGGTCAGGGAGATTACGGGGGTTTCCGTATCTGCTGCTGAAAGGGAAAAAATCAGAGACGAACTTGGCCTAAACGATCCGTTCATGGTCCAGTTCGGCCGTTTCATGCAGGGAGCGGTCAAGGGTGATATCGGTAGATCTTTCTTCTACAAAAAGTCCGCTCTGGATGTAATTCTGAGCAAAGCTCCCGCGACTCTGGAACTGGTTATCTGTGCCGCCCTGATCATTGTAATATTTTCTGTACCGCTGGGTATTTATTCGGCCATTCGACCAAAGGCCATATTCGCGCGGTTCGTCATGGGAGGATCGATTGTCGGGGTATCAATACCGGTATTTCTTACCGCGATTCTCATGATCTATGTTTTCTCAGTAGAGCTGCACTGGCTGCCATCATACGGACGTGGTGAGACAGTCGACTTAGGCGGCTGGCGCACCGGATTTCTGACAGCTGACGGCTGGCTGCATCTTATCATGCCTTCCATCGCCTTATCTTCCATCATGCTCCCACTCTTCATTCGACTCATTCGTTCCGAAATGATGGAAGTTCTTGAAAACGACTACATCAAGTATGCATGGGCCAAAGGCTTGATGCCCAAGAGGGTCTGGATTGTTCACGCTTTCAAAAACACTCTGCTCCCGGTAATTACTGTTGGCGGTGTACAACTAGGAACAATGATCGCCTTCACCATCCTCACTGAGACTGTATTCCAGTGGCAGGGCATGGGCTTCATGTTCATTGAGGCAGTGGAACGCGGCGATGCTCCGCTGATGGTAGCCTACCTCATGGTGGTCGGGATGATATTTGTAGTTGTTAACACCGTGGTTGACGTCATTTACGGACTGGTCAACCCTCAGGTCAGAATCGCGGGGCAAAAATAA